One part of the Tunicatimonas pelagia genome encodes these proteins:
- a CDS encoding geranylgeranylglyceryl/heptaprenylglyceryl phosphate synthase has translation MSGLYQALLHQQQQKKKSLAIFIDPDQLNEVADTLRLISLGAKHQIDYFLVGGSLITTNNLGEAVRTIKDECDIPVILFPGSNLYIDSSADAILLLSIISGRNPDLLIGQHVVAAPILKRSPLEIMATGYILVNTGSTASATYLSHTTPIPHDKASVAACTAMAGEMLGLKLIYLDAGTEAERAIDPKMISAVRKSVGVPLIVGGGINNRYQASRAYEAGADMLVVGGVERTAETVLPEIAEVVQQLNKGKSK, from the coding sequence ATGTCGGGTTTGTATCAGGCACTGCTTCACCAGCAACAGCAGAAGAAAAAGTCATTAGCGATTTTTATCGATCCTGACCAACTAAATGAGGTAGCCGATACGCTTCGCCTGATTAGTTTAGGAGCAAAGCATCAGATCGATTATTTTCTGGTAGGTGGTAGCTTAATTACGACGAACAATCTGGGCGAAGCTGTTCGCACCATTAAAGATGAATGTGATATTCCGGTTATTCTCTTTCCCGGTAGCAATCTGTACATAGATTCTAGTGCCGATGCTATTCTACTGCTCTCTATTATCTCGGGGCGCAACCCAGATCTACTCATCGGGCAACACGTAGTAGCCGCCCCAATACTGAAGCGAAGCCCGCTCGAGATTATGGCTACCGGCTACATTCTGGTGAATACCGGGAGCACGGCCTCGGCCACCTATCTTAGCCACACTACGCCAATTCCACACGACAAAGCTTCGGTGGCTGCTTGCACGGCAATGGCCGGCGAGATGCTCGGGCTAAAACTTATCTACTTAGATGCTGGAACCGAAGCCGAACGGGCCATCGACCCCAAAATGATTAGTGCCGTTCGGAAGTCAGTAGGCGTTCCCCTGATTGTTGGTGGTGGCATCAATAATCGCTACCAAGCAAGCCGGGCTTACGAGGCTGGTGCTGATATGCTAGTAGTTGGCGGGGTAGAACGTACTGCCGAAACAGTATTACCCGAAATAGCTGAGGTAGTTCAGCAGTTGAATAAGGGAAAATCGAAATAA
- the pncA gene encoding bifunctional nicotinamidase/pyrazinamidase produces the protein MEALILVDIQHDFLPGGALAVADGDAVISVANQLQLHLDLVVATQDFHPANHLSFAANHSGKQIGDVIQLNGLNQVLWPNHCVQGTAGAEFADSLQMERVAKIFPKGTDPEIDSYSGFYDNGHRKATGLGDYLKEKGVNRVVIVGLATDYCVKFTALDAKELGFDTTVVRDGTRAVNLQPQDFDKALEEMTAAGIKIVSAEEKLS, from the coding sequence ATGGAAGCATTAATTTTAGTTGATATTCAGCACGATTTTTTACCCGGTGGGGCTTTGGCAGTAGCCGACGGCGATGCGGTAATTTCGGTGGCTAACCAGCTACAATTACACCTTGACTTGGTAGTAGCTACTCAAGATTTTCATCCGGCCAATCATCTGAGTTTTGCTGCTAATCACTCGGGGAAGCAGATTGGTGATGTTATTCAGTTGAATGGTTTAAATCAGGTGCTGTGGCCCAACCACTGTGTGCAAGGGACGGCGGGAGCTGAATTTGCGGATAGCCTGCAGATGGAACGAGTAGCAAAGATTTTTCCCAAAGGAACTGATCCAGAGATTGATAGCTACAGCGGCTTCTATGATAATGGTCACCGAAAAGCAACGGGTTTGGGAGATTATTTGAAGGAAAAAGGAGTAAATAGAGTAGTGATTGTGGGGCTAGCGACCGATTACTGCGTAAAGTTTACCGCCTTGGATGCGAAAGAATTAGGTTTTGATACGACCGTAGTGCGGGACGGAACTCGGGCAGTTAACCTTCAACCGCAGGACTTTGACAAGGCACTGGAAGAAATGACAGCGGCTGGAATAAAAATTGTTTCGGCTGAAGAAAAACTGAGTTGA
- a CDS encoding RNA polymerase sigma factor, translating to MDSYSDNALMLKVKAGQRDAMGLLFERYHRRLFGYYCQLSQEAELSEDLVQNTFYRMLKYAHTYQGEGEGEGEFITWMFHLARNVWADHYKKQQRLPTEEINQAVPLSIAEETETEGQLTQLRRAIQYLKPERKEVLLLSRYQGLRYQEIAQLLNCSEANVKVRVFRAIQDLRQIFRQLEQQL from the coding sequence TTGGATTCTTACTCTGACAATGCCCTGATGCTGAAAGTAAAAGCAGGACAGCGTGATGCGATGGGACTACTCTTCGAGCGTTACCACCGCCGCCTTTTCGGCTACTACTGCCAACTTTCGCAGGAGGCTGAATTGAGTGAGGATTTGGTACAAAACACCTTTTACCGCATGTTAAAGTACGCTCATACCTACCAAGGAGAAGGAGAAGGAGAAGGAGAATTTATTACCTGGATGTTTCATCTAGCGCGTAATGTGTGGGCCGATCATTATAAAAAACAGCAGCGTTTGCCGACCGAAGAGATAAATCAAGCAGTGCCACTTTCAATAGCCGAAGAAACTGAAACGGAAGGCCAACTCACGCAACTTCGGCGAGCAATTCAGTACCTCAAACCCGAACGTAAGGAGGTACTATTGTTGAGTCGTTATCAGGGTTTACGCTACCAAGAAATTGCCCAACTACTTAACTGCTCAGAAGCCAATGTGAAGGTACGGGTGTTCCGAGCCATTCAGGATTTACGCCAGATTTTTCGCCAACTGGAACAGCAACTATGA
- a CDS encoding helix-turn-helix domain-containing protein, whose protein sequence is MVYSYQEKDVGAFFALSTDYTNEREQFQHQPSLISIHWNKGAQPVSLNVDGIDFQLQPHEITTTTFLQHLDFPHSSSHLATFTFNREFYCINDHDHETSCNGVIFFGNQQPPITTISQEEQKKFDMLYDVFLEECRTQDTIQGEMLRILLKRLIIKITRLTKDQSPYPDLPEGQRDTIRKFNVLVDIHYKEKRSVQDYADLLFRSPKTLSNLFAKYQQKSPLQIIHERIVLEAKRQLLYTSKSTKEIAHELGFNDVGSLHRLFKRVVGQTPQQFKSTQN, encoded by the coding sequence ATGGTTTATTCTTATCAAGAGAAAGATGTTGGGGCTTTTTTTGCCTTAAGTACTGATTACACCAATGAGCGTGAACAGTTTCAGCACCAGCCAAGCTTAATCAGTATTCATTGGAACAAAGGTGCCCAACCCGTTTCGCTTAACGTCGATGGAATAGATTTCCAGCTTCAGCCCCACGAGATTACGACTACTACCTTTTTGCAGCATCTAGATTTTCCTCATTCATCGTCCCACTTGGCCACGTTTACTTTCAATCGGGAATTTTACTGTATTAATGACCACGACCACGAAACGTCCTGCAATGGCGTTATCTTCTTCGGTAATCAGCAACCTCCTATTACTACCATTAGCCAAGAGGAACAGAAAAAGTTTGATATGCTGTACGACGTGTTTCTGGAAGAGTGCCGAACCCAAGACACCATTCAGGGAGAAATGCTACGCATACTGCTGAAAAGACTGATTATCAAAATCACTCGCTTAACCAAAGATCAGTCGCCCTACCCCGACCTACCGGAAGGACAACGAGACACCATCCGTAAATTCAACGTGCTGGTGGATATACATTATAAAGAGAAGCGGTCGGTGCAAGATTACGCCGATCTGCTCTTTAGATCTCCCAAAACCCTGTCCAACCTTTTTGCCAAATACCAGCAAAAATCACCTCTGCAAATTATCCACGAGCGAATTGTGCTGGAGGCAAAAAGGCAACTACTCTACACCAGTAAGAGCACTAAAGAAATTGCCCACGAGCTAGGTTTCAACGATGTAGGTTCGCTGCATCGCCTCTTCAAACGAGTGGTAGGTCAAACCCCGCAGCAGTTTAAAAGCACCCAAAATTAG
- a CDS encoding HEAT repeat domain-containing protein, translating into MKEEHTLLIMDYLEGHWNDQKEAKLQQLLASGEISQEELSDWQMLYEESPQLPTPAPSSQLRENFYSMLGSWEQAQTPSWWQRLLQSFNTSIRVSQLVTAILLLLVGVAVGFWLSPVQRYESQIGQLSSEVQQMREAMVLTLLEQPSAMQRLKAVSISTDLSSSTEKIHHALLRTLNEDAQVNVRLAALEALLPYAHNSLVRQGLVQSIAQQNDPLIQIALAQAMVQLQEKQAVAPLKDLLEKESLNQDVQQTIEQSLEILI; encoded by the coding sequence ATGAAAGAAGAACACACACTATTAATTATGGATTATCTGGAAGGCCATTGGAATGACCAGAAAGAGGCCAAGCTCCAGCAGTTACTGGCCAGTGGGGAAATCAGCCAGGAAGAATTGTCCGATTGGCAAATGCTCTACGAAGAAAGTCCGCAGCTACCTACTCCGGCTCCATCTAGTCAGCTACGAGAAAACTTTTACAGTATGCTTGGTAGTTGGGAGCAAGCCCAAACGCCCAGTTGGTGGCAACGCTTGCTTCAATCATTTAACACTTCCATTCGGGTATCTCAGTTAGTTACGGCGATTTTGCTACTGTTGGTTGGCGTAGCGGTGGGTTTTTGGCTGAGCCCCGTTCAACGTTATGAATCGCAGATTGGGCAATTATCTTCCGAAGTACAGCAAATGCGCGAAGCGATGGTACTTACTTTACTAGAGCAACCTTCAGCCATGCAACGCCTCAAGGCAGTAAGCATTAGCACCGACCTATCTTCTTCTACCGAAAAAATTCATCATGCCTTGCTCCGCACCCTGAACGAAGATGCACAAGTCAACGTCCGGTTGGCGGCATTGGAAGCACTGTTACCCTATGCGCACAATTCACTGGTCAGGCAAGGATTAGTGCAATCTATTGCTCAGCAAAATGACCCGCTGATACAAATTGCCTTAGCCCAAGCAATGGTTCAGCTACAGGAAAAACAAGCGGTAGCTCCCCTGAAAGACCTATTGGAAAAAGAAAGTTTAAACCAGGATGTTCAGCAAACCATTGAGCAGAGCCTAGAAATACTAATCTAA
- a CDS encoding cupredoxin domain-containing protein yields MKKVLFIFALVAGGLFSQSLQAQEVVKLDQTTGEFTQQELNLKAGETYVFEVTNSGVDHEVGFVIAPKGKTDQKHHIPEAYLSKTITNGETAASQEVTLEEGEYVYFCPLNPTPQYTLTVE; encoded by the coding sequence ATGAAGAAAGTACTATTCATATTCGCCTTAGTAGCTGGAGGATTATTTAGCCAAAGCCTTCAAGCCCAAGAAGTAGTTAAACTAGATCAAACTACGGGTGAGTTCACTCAGCAAGAGCTTAATTTGAAAGCAGGAGAAACTTACGTTTTTGAAGTAACCAATAGTGGAGTAGACCACGAAGTAGGATTCGTAATTGCCCCCAAAGGAAAAACCGACCAAAAGCATCACATTCCGGAAGCTTATTTGTCCAAAACCATTACTAACGGTGAAACAGCAGCTTCTCAAGAAGTGACTCTAGAAGAAGGGGAATATGTATATTTCTGCCCTCTAAACCCAACTCCTCAGTACACTCTGACTGTGGAGTAA
- a CDS encoding DUF4097 family beta strand repeat-containing protein, which yields MKLITFLAIIISSLVGKTAPPSHQETITRSLQFSETSADNELWLRNIQGDVTVIGYQGETVEISAEKTIEARTQERVQLGVEEIQLTAKLDSNIMLVYMDAPFIDAQRKGNHFHYRTDHHHGDWNQPKYNYRMDFTVRIPKTLILKVSTINEGTVTIENVQSPRIEARNVNGPIQATDISGQTSAVTVNGDVDISFAKAPAEDSHFKTINGDITLLMPESLSADISFKSMNGEFYTNFEQIDYLPAEVSSDRRKGSKRTTYRIDRSTKIRIGQGGPTVETETLNGEVYLKSNE from the coding sequence ATGAAACTCATAACCTTTCTTGCTATTATCATCAGTTCATTAGTCGGAAAAACTGCTCCGCCCTCTCACCAAGAGACAATTACTCGCAGTTTGCAATTCTCAGAGACTTCTGCTGATAATGAACTGTGGCTAAGAAATATTCAGGGGGATGTTACCGTGATTGGCTACCAGGGCGAAACCGTGGAAATCAGCGCGGAAAAAACGATTGAAGCCCGCACCCAAGAACGGGTACAACTGGGGGTTGAAGAAATTCAACTTACTGCGAAGCTGGATAGTAACATTATGCTGGTGTATATGGATGCCCCTTTCATAGATGCCCAACGTAAAGGCAATCATTTTCATTACCGTACTGACCATCATCACGGTGATTGGAATCAGCCTAAATACAACTACCGCATGGATTTTACGGTACGAATTCCCAAAACGCTTATCCTTAAGGTTTCTACCATTAACGAAGGGACGGTAACTATCGAAAACGTACAGTCCCCGCGCATTGAGGCTCGTAACGTGAATGGGCCTATTCAGGCGACCGATATTAGCGGACAGACTTCGGCAGTTACGGTAAATGGCGACGTAGACATTTCTTTCGCAAAAGCTCCGGCCGAAGACAGCCACTTTAAAACCATTAATGGAGACATTACCCTGCTAATGCCGGAGAGTTTATCGGCTGACATATCCTTCAAAAGTATGAACGGAGAATTTTACACCAACTTCGAGCAGATTGATTATCTGCCGGCTGAAGTTTCTTCTGACAGGAGGAAAGGAAGCAAACGCACTACGTATCGGATTGACCGCTCTACCAAAATACGCATCGGCCAGGGTGGCCCTACCGTAGAAACCGAAACTCTCAACGGCGAAGTATACCTAAAGAGTAATGAATAG
- a CDS encoding carboxymuconolactone decarboxylase family protein, with protein sequence MSVTFEVPTREQVSENNQAIFDQLEKGLGFVPNLYAAYAYNDTALGDYLAFQNRKSTLKAKEREVINLVVSQVNECRYCLAAHTALGKMNGFTDEQILEIRSGEASFDEKIDALAKFVKDITINRSIPSTEALDNFFAAGYTKANLIDVIVVIGDKIISNFIHGATQVPVDFPAAPVLEAVAAI encoded by the coding sequence ATGTCAGTTACATTTGAAGTTCCTACTCGCGAACAAGTATCAGAAAATAACCAAGCCATCTTTGATCAACTAGAAAAAGGCCTAGGCTTTGTTCCCAACTTATACGCTGCTTACGCATACAATGACACTGCCCTAGGCGATTATCTAGCTTTTCAAAACCGTAAAAGTACCCTGAAAGCAAAAGAGCGAGAAGTAATTAACCTAGTTGTTTCTCAAGTGAACGAATGCCGGTACTGCTTAGCTGCCCACACTGCTTTAGGAAAAATGAACGGTTTTACTGATGAGCAAATCTTGGAAATCAGAAGCGGAGAAGCCTCGTTTGACGAGAAAATAGATGCCTTAGCAAAATTTGTGAAAGACATTACCATTAACCGAAGCATACCTAGTACCGAAGCTCTAGATAATTTCTTCGCCGCTGGTTATACCAAAGCCAACCTAATTGATGTGATCGTAGTAATTGGTGATAAAATCATCAGTAACTTCATTCACGGAGCCACGCAAGTTCCAGTAGATTTTCCGGCTGCCCCTGTTTTAGAAGCAGTTGCCGCCATCTAA
- a CDS encoding ABC transporter ATP-binding protein: MDKERINSGDIIDAQVLKRIFRYVQPYIGRFYGLVFLTILIAFLSPAVPFFVQKAIDDYILVDDYQGLVNMVTLLIGLIVVQGIVQYLHTYLSGWIGQSVVRDIRVKLYRHLLSLRLRFFDRTPIGRLVTRNISDIETLSDIFSQGVAAIIGDILQIVVILGVMFYIDWKLTLVSLSTLPLLILSTYVFKEKVKVAFNEVRNAVSNLNSFVQEHITGMSIVQIFSSEQREYERFREINDEHKQAHLRSVMYYSIYFPVAEIIQATGIGLLVWYGARGVLHEEVTIGVLIAFIMYINMFFRPIRQIADRFNTLQLGIVSSSRILNLLDNTEHIDDNGHQTKNHLEGHVLFKNVWFAYNERDYVLKDINFEVKPGETLALVGATGAGKSSIINLLSRFYDIKRGAILIDGTEVKDYDLSVLRRHIGVVLQDVFLFSDTIEKNITLGNADISYEKVLEAAELVGARKFIERLPGGFDYNVQERGATLSVGQRQLISFVRAMVYNPEIIILDEATSSVDTETEELIQEAITRLMKGRTAIVIAHRLSTIQNADQILVLDHGEIKERGTHDELLTLNGYYTQLHKMQYKEVL, from the coding sequence ATGGACAAAGAGCGGATTAACAGCGGCGACATTATCGACGCCCAAGTACTTAAACGAATCTTCCGATACGTGCAGCCCTACATCGGACGATTTTACGGACTGGTATTTCTTACCATACTGATCGCGTTCCTATCTCCGGCGGTGCCTTTCTTTGTACAAAAAGCAATTGACGATTATATTTTGGTAGACGATTATCAGGGACTGGTGAATATGGTAACCTTGTTGATTGGGCTAATCGTAGTGCAGGGAATTGTGCAGTATCTTCATACCTACCTTTCGGGCTGGATTGGGCAAAGTGTGGTACGAGACATCCGAGTGAAACTGTATCGTCACTTGCTCAGTTTGCGTCTGCGGTTTTTTGATCGTACTCCTATCGGGAGGCTGGTTACCCGTAATATCTCCGATATTGAAACGCTCTCCGATATTTTTAGCCAAGGCGTAGCCGCCATTATTGGTGATATTCTTCAGATTGTGGTTATTCTAGGAGTGATGTTCTACATCGACTGGAAACTAACCCTAGTGAGTTTATCCACCTTACCTTTATTGATACTAAGCACTTACGTTTTTAAAGAAAAGGTGAAAGTCGCTTTCAATGAAGTACGCAACGCGGTTTCCAACCTAAACTCTTTTGTGCAAGAGCACATCACCGGGATGAGCATCGTCCAGATTTTCAGTAGCGAACAACGGGAATACGAACGCTTTCGCGAAATTAATGATGAACATAAGCAGGCTCACCTTCGGTCGGTAATGTATTACTCCATTTACTTTCCGGTGGCCGAAATTATTCAGGCAACGGGTATCGGTTTGTTGGTGTGGTACGGCGCACGCGGTGTGCTGCACGAAGAGGTAACCATTGGCGTACTGATTGCTTTTATCATGTACATTAACATGTTTTTCCGGCCTATCCGGCAAATTGCCGACCGATTTAATACGTTGCAATTAGGCATTGTGAGTTCGTCGCGTATTCTCAATTTGCTGGATAATACCGAACATATCGATGATAATGGGCATCAGACTAAAAATCATCTGGAAGGGCACGTACTCTTCAAAAATGTATGGTTCGCTTACAATGAGCGCGACTACGTGCTAAAGGATATTAATTTTGAGGTGAAACCCGGAGAAACCCTGGCGTTAGTGGGAGCTACCGGAGCGGGCAAATCCTCTATTATCAACTTGCTAAGCCGGTTCTACGACATTAAGCGAGGTGCAATTCTAATTGATGGTACCGAAGTGAAAGACTACGACCTAAGTGTATTACGTCGCCACATCGGCGTAGTGCTTCAGGATGTGTTTCTGTTTTCCGATACCATTGAGAAGAATATCACGCTTGGCAATGCCGATATTAGCTACGAAAAAGTACTTGAAGCGGCTGAACTGGTGGGAGCGCGCAAGTTCATCGAGCGTTTGCCGGGTGGATTTGACTATAATGTACAAGAGCGCGGAGCAACCCTATCAGTAGGGCAGCGGCAACTAATTTCCTTTGTACGAGCAATGGTGTATAACCCGGAAATTATTATTCTGGACGAAGCCACCTCCTCGGTAGATACCGAAACCGAAGAGCTTATTCAGGAAGCCATTACCCGACTAATGAAGGGACGAACCGCTATTGTTATTGCTCACCGCTTATCTACCATTCAGAATGCCGATCAAATTTTGGTGTTAGATCACGGAGAAATTAAGGAGCGAGGTACGCACGATGAGTTACTAACGCTCAATGGCTACTATACTCAGCTTCATAAAATGCAGTATAAAGAAGTTTTGTAG
- a CDS encoding Na/Pi symporter, translated as MSKEVSSVSVLEKTHTVGQWQSVGRYLSVLGAIIVFMLSINLLSYSFQGLQEDIASLILSVTMNPFIGLFIGLLLTAVIQSSSITTSMVVALVGSGTISLSAAVPLIMGANVGTTLTSTVISLSFITSKRAFRKAISAGVVHDIYNIILVILLFPLEYYYQTLSRTSLWLVNTLGIADPEATSELVYLGSFSADSVDNPFMSALGNHWMVLLLAFSMLFFSIKYISNVISHSLIGESKGKVKKYIFISPYKSFLWGGTLTAAVQSSSITTSLIIPLVATNKVSLGKSFPFIIGANIGTTITALIASFFATEVAVSIAIVHLLFNLLGVLLFLPIASVRRVPIGVAALFGRLTLRNRLYGFLYIILMFFIIPFLLIYFNQ; from the coding sequence TTGTCTAAAGAAGTAAGCTCAGTGAGTGTTTTAGAAAAGACACATACAGTTGGTCAGTGGCAGTCGGTAGGAAGATACCTATCGGTGTTAGGGGCAATTATTGTGTTTATGCTTTCTATCAATCTGCTTAGTTATTCATTTCAGGGGTTGCAAGAAGATATTGCTTCCTTGATTCTTTCGGTGACCATGAACCCGTTCATTGGGCTGTTCATCGGGCTACTGCTTACGGCTGTTATCCAGAGTAGCTCCATCACTACCTCAATGGTGGTGGCACTAGTGGGTTCTGGAACGATTAGTCTGTCGGCAGCAGTGCCACTAATTATGGGAGCCAACGTAGGAACTACGCTCACTAGTACCGTAATATCGCTGAGTTTTATTACCAGTAAGCGGGCTTTTCGGAAAGCCATCAGTGCGGGAGTGGTTCACGATATTTACAACATAATACTGGTGATTCTACTTTTTCCGCTGGAGTATTACTACCAAACTCTTTCTCGTACCAGCCTATGGCTAGTCAATACTTTAGGAATAGCCGATCCGGAAGCTACCAGCGAGCTTGTGTATCTTGGTTCTTTTTCTGCTGATAGCGTTGATAATCCTTTTATGAGTGCTCTCGGCAACCATTGGATGGTACTGCTATTGGCGTTCAGTATGCTTTTCTTCTCTATTAAGTATATTTCTAATGTAATTTCGCATTCACTCATCGGCGAGTCTAAAGGTAAGGTGAAGAAGTATATTTTCATTAGTCCTTATAAGTCTTTCCTCTGGGGTGGAACTCTTACGGCTGCGGTGCAGTCTAGCTCCATAACTACCTCACTTATTATCCCTCTGGTAGCAACCAATAAAGTTTCTCTGGGAAAATCATTTCCGTTTATTATTGGTGCTAACATAGGTACTACCATTACTGCTCTGATTGCTTCTTTCTTTGCTACTGAGGTGGCGGTAAGCATTGCGATTGTCCATTTGCTATTCAATTTGTTGGGGGTGCTTCTATTTCTTCCCATTGCCTCGGTTCGCCGTGTTCCAATAGGAGTTGCTGCTCTTTTTGGTCGCCTTACCCTTCGCAATCGCCTGTATGGCTTTTTATATATTATACTGATGTTTTTTATTATTCCGTTTCTCCTGATTTACTTCAACCAGTAG
- the truA gene encoding tRNA pseudouridine(38-40) synthase TruA codes for MSLYDPYIETDLMRYFLTIKYRGAAYHGWQIQQNALSVQEVLNQALSQILREPITTVGSGRTDAGVHAQGQVAHFNSNRLLAEEEYLRKFNAVLPHDISITELVAVTDDTHARFSATRRSYQYFIHQKKNPFLNGLSYLFPTKIDVDLMNKAAQQLVERKKQNYACFSKSKTQNTSYDCHIFRANWHVLEEDRLVFSISANRFLRGMVRAIVGTMLDIGTQTTSLTNFADIIASHDRRRAGRSVDACGLFLTEVTYPAEIYQQND; via the coding sequence TTGTCTCTGTATGATCCCTACATTGAAACTGACCTGATGCGCTACTTTTTAACCATCAAGTACCGTGGCGCAGCGTATCACGGGTGGCAAATTCAGCAAAACGCCCTTTCGGTGCAGGAGGTACTCAACCAAGCGTTATCGCAGATTTTACGAGAACCTATTACTACAGTAGGGAGTGGTCGAACCGACGCCGGCGTACATGCTCAGGGGCAAGTGGCTCATTTTAACAGCAACCGACTGTTGGCTGAAGAAGAATACCTTCGCAAATTTAATGCGGTGCTGCCTCACGACATTAGTATTACCGAATTAGTGGCCGTAACCGATGATACTCACGCCCGCTTTAGTGCTACCCGCCGTAGTTATCAATACTTTATTCATCAGAAAAAAAATCCGTTTCTGAACGGATTAAGCTATTTATTCCCTACAAAAATAGATGTGGATTTGATGAACAAAGCTGCCCAACAGCTGGTTGAGCGCAAGAAACAAAATTACGCCTGCTTTAGCAAAAGCAAAACGCAAAATACTTCTTACGATTGCCACATCTTTCGGGCCAATTGGCACGTATTAGAAGAAGATCGATTGGTGTTCTCCATTTCAGCCAATCGCTTTTTACGAGGCATGGTTCGAGCCATAGTTGGTACTATGCTGGATATTGGAACCCAAACCACCAGTTTGACCAACTTCGCCGATATTATTGCCAGTCACGACCGTCGGCGAGCGGGCCGTTCGGTAGATGCCTGCGGTTTGTTTCTGACCGAAGTAACGTATCCGGCTGAGATTTACCAGCAAAATGATTAA
- a CDS encoding DUF4097 family beta strand repeat-containing protein: MNVLPQLSNDIMKLIRIILITLIVYLIAFGMAKAQDELLAIPLSNPGQPGELRVELVRGSITIRGYDGEEVVVQTAPTESNYVDDNQGRDGLRKISSGGNISMEAIEEDNRVTVRSRAPESSFDFDIQVPRNFSIKAKAVNEGMIFIENIDGEVEATNINDDVELQNIAGSAVVNTVNGEITVVFDEVTPDTPMSFTTLNGDIEVTFPTSTAMLAKMKTLNGEIFTDFDMDVKANNKREASNDGGIYRVKVDKEIMGTVNGGGPEIYFKSHNGDIIIRKK, translated from the coding sequence ATGAACGTTTTGCCCCAACTATCTAATGATATAATGAAACTTATTCGCATCATTTTAATTACGCTCATCGTCTACCTGATTGCCTTCGGAATGGCGAAAGCCCAGGATGAACTGCTCGCTATTCCCCTAAGTAATCCTGGGCAACCTGGTGAGCTTCGGGTAGAGCTAGTGCGAGGTTCTATCACTATTCGCGGATACGATGGTGAGGAGGTTGTGGTGCAAACCGCTCCCACTGAAAGCAACTACGTAGATGATAACCAAGGTCGAGATGGTTTGCGTAAAATCAGTAGCGGAGGCAATATTTCAATGGAAGCCATTGAAGAAGATAACCGGGTTACGGTACGCTCTCGGGCTCCGGAAAGTTCTTTTGATTTTGATATTCAAGTACCGCGCAACTTCTCAATTAAAGCGAAGGCAGTGAATGAAGGTATGATATTTATTGAAAATATTGACGGGGAGGTAGAAGCAACCAATATCAACGATGATGTAGAGCTTCAGAATATTGCTGGTTCAGCCGTAGTAAATACGGTGAATGGAGAGATAACCGTCGTTTTTGACGAAGTAACACCCGATACGCCCATGTCATTTACCACGCTGAACGGTGATATTGAAGTGACTTTTCCTACTTCTACGGCCATGTTGGCCAAAATGAAAACACTGAATGGAGAAATCTTTACCGATTTTGATATGGATGTAAAAGCCAATAACAAGCGAGAAGCATCTAACGATGGTGGTATCTACCGGGTGAAAGTTGATAAGGAGATTATGGGAACCGTAAACGGTGGTGGCCCCGAAATTTACTTCAAGAGCCACAACGGCGATATTATCATTCGGAAAAAGTAA